A single Ciona intestinalis unplaced genomic scaffold, KH HT000187.2, whole genome shotgun sequence DNA region contains:
- the LOC100175970 gene encoding inositol polyphosphate 5-phosphatase K, giving the protein MGSGWHEVWQVGGTKCGKWVARSVRTPVSLVRKFVKNFDLRKMWDLKVFACTWNVGNSEPIDEKQLQNLLGWQSGVRSDIYIIGLQEISTGPVETAISFISHDVWAKSFLDFFSKQEYFMVENVRLQGMSLCVFASIQHLPFIRFVKASYERTGFSGNWGNKGGVAISFWCYGEKIAVLNTHLHANLEVCEKRIIDFEKILKGIDFNETCDILSHDVVLWIGDTNFRIDDVSRSDVIKLVQEKKYKTLLKKDQLIKNQRSHNLLSQFIEGEINFAPTYKFDLGTDIYDTSVKQRKPAWTDRVLYRVHPDKVTLRKGKSEEKFVQQIVGSYVSHMEMQTSDHKPVTSIFRFHFTKDVSPIVNVQVGEISKDFVEVEITFEPGMFVDFHDYVALYPENLGDFRSYITWVYVPGSDAAENFRIRRKVSAKLPIQGPSVGYRVGYYSVKFGSLANISRVFNI; this is encoded by the coding sequence atggGGAGTGGGTGGCACGAAGTGTGGCAAGTGGGTGGCACGAAGTGTGGCAAGTGGGTGGCACGAAGTGTAAGAACTCCAGTTTCGCTTGTAaggaaatttgttaaaaattttgatttaagaaaaatgtgggatttaaaagtttttgcttGTACGTGGAATGTGGGTAATTCTGAACCGATCGATGAAAAACAACTTCAGAATTTGTTAGGATGGCAGTCGGGGGTTCGGAGTGATATTTATATCATCGGCTTGCAAGAAATTTCAACAGGTCCGGTGGAGACCGCAATAAGTTTTATTAGTCATGATGTTTGGGCAAAATCTTTTCTGGATTTCTTTTCTAAACAAGAATACTTTATGGTTGAAAATGTACGGTTGCAAGGGATGTCACTATGTGTGTTCGCTTCTATCCAACATTTGCCTTTCATTCGGTTTGTGAAAGCTAGTTACGAGAGGACAGGATTTAGTGGCAACTGGGGCAATAAAGGCGGGGTCGCAATCTCATTTTGGTGTTACGGGGAGAAGATAGCCGTTTTGAATACTCATTTGCACGCAAATCTGGAAGTTTGTGAGAAAAGAATTATCgattttgaaaaaatcttGAAAGGAATTGATTTTAATGAAACATGCGACATTTTAAGTCATGACGTCGTTCTATGGATTGGAGACACAAACTTTAGGATTGATGACGTCAGCagaagtgacgtcatcaagctTGTGCaagagaaaaaatataaaacattgttaaagAAAGACCAACTTATCAAAAATCAAAGATCTCACAATTTGTTGTCGCAATTCATTGAAGGAGAAATCAATTTCGCGCCAACATACAAGTTTGATCTCGGGACCGATATTTACGACACGAGCGTGAAACAACGGAAACCAGCGTGGACTGATCGTGTCCTATATCGTGTTCATCCGGATAAAGTAACTTTGAGGAAGGGGAAGTCTGAGGAAAAGTTTGTTCAACAAATCGTTGGTTCGTACGTGTCGCACATGGAGATGCAAACAAGCGACCATAAACCAGTAACTTCAATATTTCGTTTCCATTTCACCAAAGACGTTTCGCCGATTGTAAACGTTCAAGTTGGTGAAATATCAAAAGATTTTGTTGAAGTTGAAATTACATTCGAACCTGGGATGTTCGTTGATTTTCATGATTACGTCGCGTTGTACCCGGAAAACCTGGGTGACTTTCGTTCTTACATAACCTGGGTTTACGTCCCAGGTTCGGACGCTGCCGAAAACTTTCGAATTCGCCGCAAAGTTTCGGCCAAACTGCCGATTCAGGGACCCAGTGTTGGGTACAGAGTTGGATATTACAGCGTGAAGTTTGGTAGCTTGGCAAATATTAGTCGCGTGTTTAATATCTAA
- the LOC100178281 gene encoding protein CASC3 isoform X2, whose protein sequence is MPGIRRRRRDDNDVIVSEGESQSQALSASQSVHSDNDDFTELSSEYESGDEEVDQSDASVPKSPSLKSVERGSGDGKEQSDIEQDGIAPPSDKDEPSFIPTKGVFYQHDVRSSRDSHSSRGYKTKPDTTRWLHDKFNEAEQTPKTRAQLVEEYGYDIRSYKYGEAPNIKRNQRSNQEPKFIHEKKFPRQRERNGNYEKGGRATNLIKTQDFHSKRRQFIKPETRTAQQMDRAEKPQPEPNLSLTLNKSENSGKDGLTQVLDVINQRENKRPHNDKVDNLSNRMQNLTMKREFNQPRRYSSLRQRTTESPRGEAPKSGHVTGANFSNPEHSTQSNLPMPAPDWLLERPGKTETPSGSYGGTQNQAYQQWQQMNQFPNIAQQHAPLLPPMATEQTSFEGNPQQHIDLNQSRGTAGSMNFSANYQHNSYVQRLPDRALPLPPPQIPMLPGLLGQQVGGVTYYTPAPNSPIGSPLRRPTAAIPIRHPM, encoded by the exons ATGCCCGGGATACGTAGGCGTCGCCGTGACGataatgatgtcattgttTCAGAAGGAGAGTCACAATCGCAAGCATTGTCCGCATCACAATCG GTGCATTCAGACAATGATGACTTTACGGAATTGTCGTCGGAATACGAAAGCGGCGATGAGGAGGTCGACCAATCAGATGCGAGCGTGCCGAAGTCACCAAGTTTAAAATCGGTGGAGCGTGGAAGCGGAGACGGAAAG GAACAATCGGATATTGAACAAGATGGTATAGCTCCACCTAGTGACAAAGATGAGCCAAGTTTTATTCCAACGAAAGGTGTTTTCTATCAACACGATGTTCGGTCAAGTAGAGACAG CCACTCAAGTCGAGGATACAAAACCAAACCAGACACCACTAGATGGCTCCACGACAAGTTTAACGAAGCGGAACAGACTCCGAAGACCCGCGCGCAATTGGTTGAAGAATACGGATACGATATCCGTTCGTATAAATATGGGGAAGCCCCCAATATTAAAAG AAACCAACGATCGAATCAAGAACCAAAATTCATCCATGAGAAAAAGTTTCCACGGCAACGTGAACGAAATGGAAATTATGAA AAAGGGGGTCGTGCAACTAATTTGATCAAGACTCAAGATTTTCATTCCAAACGAAgacaatttattaaaccag AAACAAGGACAGCTCAACAAATGGACCGCGCCGAAAAACCGCAGCCGGAACCGAATTTGAGCTtg ACTTTGAACAAAAGTGAAAATTCGGGGAAAGATGGTTTAACCCAAGTGTTAGATGTTATCAACCAACGTGAGAATAAGAG GCCCCACAACGATAAGGTCGATAATTTATCGAATCGAATGCAAAACCTGACGATGAAGCGAGAG TTCAATCAACCGCGACGATACTCGTCGCTACGACAACGAACGACGGAGTCACCACGAGGGGAAGCCCCTAAATCGGGTCATGTGACTGGAGCGAACTTTAGTAACCCCGAACATTCAACCCAAAGTAACCTCCCGATGCCGGCGCCTGATTGGCTGTTGGAACGGCCAG GTAAAACGGAGACACCAAGTGGTTCATATGGCGGAACGCAAAACCAGG CTTACCAACAATGGCAGCAAATGAATCAGTTTCCGAACATTGCACAACAACATGCACCTCTACTGCCACCAATGGCCACAGAACAG acGTCGTTTGAGGGGAATCCCCAACAACATATAGATTTGAACCAAA GCCGAGGAACAGCTGGCTCAATGAATTTTTCAGCAAATTATCAACACAACAGTTATGTACAAAG attGCCCGATCGTGCACTGCCGCTGCCGCCGCCTCAGATACCGATGTTACCAGGGTTACTGGGCCAGCAGGTGGGAGGGGTTACTTATTACACCCCGGCACCAAACAGCCCGATTGGCTCTCCACTGAGACGTCCAACAGCAGCCATTCCCATACGTCACCCGATGTGA
- the LOC100178281 gene encoding protein CASC3 isoform X1 — protein sequence MPGIRRRRRDDNDVIVSEGESQSQALSASQSVHSDNDDFTELSSEYESGDEEVDQSDASVPKSPSLKSVERGSGDGKEQSDIEQDGIAPPSDKDEPSFIPTKGVFYQHDVRSSRDSHSSRGYKTKPDTTRWLHDKFNEAEQTPKTRAQLVEEYGYDIRSYKYGEAPNIKRNQRSNQEPKFIHEKKFPRQRERNGNYEKGGRATNLIKTQDFHSKRRQFIKPETRTAQQMDRAEKPQPEPNLSLTLNKSENSGKDGLTQVLDVINQRENKRPHNDKVDNLSNRMQNLTMKREFNQPRRYSSLRQRTTESPRGEAPKSGHVTGANFSNPEHSTQSNLPMPAPDWLLERPGKTETPSGSYGGTQNQAGLQLIDSNKLNQQYEAYQQWQQMNQFPNIAQQHAPLLPPMATEQTSFEGNPQQHIDLNQSRGTAGSMNFSANYQHNSYVQRLPDRALPLPPPQIPMLPGLLGQQVGGVTYYTPAPNSPIGSPLRRPTAAIPIRHPM from the exons ATGCCCGGGATACGTAGGCGTCGCCGTGACGataatgatgtcattgttTCAGAAGGAGAGTCACAATCGCAAGCATTGTCCGCATCACAATCG GTGCATTCAGACAATGATGACTTTACGGAATTGTCGTCGGAATACGAAAGCGGCGATGAGGAGGTCGACCAATCAGATGCGAGCGTGCCGAAGTCACCAAGTTTAAAATCGGTGGAGCGTGGAAGCGGAGACGGAAAG GAACAATCGGATATTGAACAAGATGGTATAGCTCCACCTAGTGACAAAGATGAGCCAAGTTTTATTCCAACGAAAGGTGTTTTCTATCAACACGATGTTCGGTCAAGTAGAGACAG CCACTCAAGTCGAGGATACAAAACCAAACCAGACACCACTAGATGGCTCCACGACAAGTTTAACGAAGCGGAACAGACTCCGAAGACCCGCGCGCAATTGGTTGAAGAATACGGATACGATATCCGTTCGTATAAATATGGGGAAGCCCCCAATATTAAAAG AAACCAACGATCGAATCAAGAACCAAAATTCATCCATGAGAAAAAGTTTCCACGGCAACGTGAACGAAATGGAAATTATGAA AAAGGGGGTCGTGCAACTAATTTGATCAAGACTCAAGATTTTCATTCCAAACGAAgacaatttattaaaccag AAACAAGGACAGCTCAACAAATGGACCGCGCCGAAAAACCGCAGCCGGAACCGAATTTGAGCTtg ACTTTGAACAAAAGTGAAAATTCGGGGAAAGATGGTTTAACCCAAGTGTTAGATGTTATCAACCAACGTGAGAATAAGAG GCCCCACAACGATAAGGTCGATAATTTATCGAATCGAATGCAAAACCTGACGATGAAGCGAGAG TTCAATCAACCGCGACGATACTCGTCGCTACGACAACGAACGACGGAGTCACCACGAGGGGAAGCCCCTAAATCGGGTCATGTGACTGGAGCGAACTTTAGTAACCCCGAACATTCAACCCAAAGTAACCTCCCGATGCCGGCGCCTGATTGGCTGTTGGAACGGCCAG GTAAAACGGAGACACCAAGTGGTTCATATGGCGGAACGCAAAACCAGG CTGGCTTGCAATTGATTGACAGCAACAAACTTAACCAGCAATACgaag CTTACCAACAATGGCAGCAAATGAATCAGTTTCCGAACATTGCACAACAACATGCACCTCTACTGCCACCAATGGCCACAGAACAG acGTCGTTTGAGGGGAATCCCCAACAACATATAGATTTGAACCAAA GCCGAGGAACAGCTGGCTCAATGAATTTTTCAGCAAATTATCAACACAACAGTTATGTACAAAG attGCCCGATCGTGCACTGCCGCTGCCGCCGCCTCAGATACCGATGTTACCAGGGTTACTGGGCCAGCAGGTGGGAGGGGTTACTTATTACACCCCGGCACCAAACAGCCCGATTGGCTCTCCACTGAGACGTCCAACAGCAGCCATTCCCATACGTCACCCGATGTGA
- the LOC100185462 gene encoding parafibromin isoform X2 encodes MADALSVLRDYNLSKKPIVEHDSDVIFGDFSWPKDAKTNYIIWGTGKEGNSKEYYTLESILFLLKNVKLSHPLYVRHAAAEEIPVVRRPDRKDLLAYLNGELATSSNIDKSAPLDITLQRPTKVKRTDDVTIEPSSKRSRLEDAQKAMRNKRLVERLDASRGDKSVATETIKSLSESISAEKIAAMKAKFVARKRKTIQEVDAEGNESARFGDESAEDITSDVLSRERNWRTRSTVLQSAGKSFSKNVFAILSSIKAKEEGKPQDKELLNNHTMAPPSKTNAANTKKSLPQAGYSRYDQERFRGKEETLGFRIDTMGSYHDMSLKSVMEGAAARKSHVPPNTKPRSKAPPPMATTQKPPKRVSRTPIILIPASTTSLITLYNAKDILQDLKFVSTEQKKCGGARRDNEVLIQRRKNADTTVPYRVIDNISKLQSHDDWDRVVGVFVQGPAWQFKGWPWLLQDGSPVDIFAKIQAFHLKFLEQKMETNISKWNVHVLPLSEHKRHMDRAALLKFWEVLDRYMRKHKSHLRF; translated from the exons atggctgaTGCTTTAAGCGTCTTACGCGATTATAATTTAAGTAAGAAACCAATTGTAGAACacgatagtgacgtcatattcgGTGACTTTTCGTGGCCGAAAGATGCGAAAACGAATTATATTATTTGGGG AACAGGGAAAGAGGGAAATTCAAAGGAATATTATACGTTGGAGTcgattttatttcttttaaagaaTGTGAAATTATCCCACCCGTTGTACGTTCGACATGCGGCTGCTGAAGAAATACCGGTGGTGCGGCGACCGGACAGAAAAGATTTGCTTGCATATTTAAACGGGGAATTAG CCACTTCTAGTAACATTGATAAAAGCGCTCCTCTCGACATAACCTTGCAGCGACCAACTAAAGTTAAACGAAccgatgatgtcacaatcgaGCCATCATCTAAACGTTCGAGACTCGAGGACGCCCAGAAAGCCATGAGGAACAAA CGATTAGTTGAACGACTTGACGCGAGTCGTGGTGACAAGTCCGTAGCCACGGAAACGATAAAGTCGCTTTCCGAATCGATCTCGGCTGAGAAGATTGCTGCGATGAAAGCCAAGTTTGTTGCTCGGAAGCGAAAAACGATCCAAGAGGTCGATGCAGAAg GCAATGAATCAGCAAGATTCGGTGATGAGTCAGCAGAAGACATCACGTCCGATGTTTTGTCGCGCGAACGAAATTGGCGAACTCGCTCAACCGTGCTTCAAAGCGCCGGGAAAAGTTTcagcaaaaatgtttttgcgATTTTGTCGTCAATTAAAGCTAAAGAGGAGGGGAAACCCCAAGATaaagaacttttaaacaaCCACACGATGGCACCACCTTCCAAAACAAATGCAGCG aacaCCAAAAAGTCGCTCCCGCAAGCAGGTTATAGTCGATACGATCAGGAAAGATTCCGAGGAAAAGAAGAAACTTTGGGTTTTCGTATCGACACAATGGGGTCATATCATGACATGAGTCTTAAGTCTGTCATG GAAGGAGCAGCTGCAAGAAAGAGTCATGTTCCACCGAACACTAAACCAAGATCCAAAGCTCCCCCTCCAATGGCAACAACGCAGAAACCTCCAAAGCGAGTTTCGAGAACACCAATCATCTTGATTCCCGCTTCTACAACATCGCTTATCACGCTTTACAATGCAAAAGATATTTTGCAAGACttaaaa TTTGTTTCAACGGAACAAAAGAAATGTGGAGGCGCTCGTCGGGACAATGAAGTTTTAATCCAGCGTCGGAAGAATGCAGACACTACGGTCCCATATCGCGTAATCGATAATATCAGTAAACTACAAAGTCATGATGATTG GGATAGAGTGGTCGGGGTTTTTGTTCAGGGCCCCGCGTGGCAATTCAAGGGGTGGCCGTGGTTGCTTCAAGATGGGTCCCCTGTCGACATCTTCGCTAAaa ttcaaGCTTTTCATTTGAAGTTCTTGGAGCAAAAAATGGAGACAAACATTTCGAAATGGAATGTTCATGTTTTGCCGCTGAGCGAACACAAGCGACATATGGATCGGGCTGCGTTGCTCAAGTTTTGGGAGGTTTTGGACAg GTATATGCGCAAACATAAAAGTCATTTGAGGTTCTGA
- the LOC100185462 gene encoding parafibromin isoform X1 — protein sequence MADALSVLRDYNLSKKPIVEHDSDVIFGDFSWPKDAKTNYIIWGTGKEGNSKEYYTLESILFLLKNVKLSHPLYVRHAAAEEIPVVRRPDRKDLLAYLNGELATSSNIDKSAPLDITLQRPTKVKRTDDVTIEPSSKRSRLEDAQKAMRNKRLVERLDASRGDKSVATETIKSLSESISAEKIAAMKAKFVARKRKTIQEVDAEEGNESARFGDESAEDITSDVLSRERNWRTRSTVLQSAGKSFSKNVFAILSSIKAKEEGKPQDKELLNNHTMAPPSKTNAANTKKSLPQAGYSRYDQERFRGKEETLGFRIDTMGSYHDMSLKSVMEGAAARKSHVPPNTKPRSKAPPPMATTQKPPKRVSRTPIILIPASTTSLITLYNAKDILQDLKFVSTEQKKCGGARRDNEVLIQRRKNADTTVPYRVIDNISKLQSHDDWDRVVGVFVQGPAWQFKGWPWLLQDGSPVDIFAKIQAFHLKFLEQKMETNISKWNVHVLPLSEHKRHMDRAALLKFWEVLDRYMRKHKSHLRF from the exons atggctgaTGCTTTAAGCGTCTTACGCGATTATAATTTAAGTAAGAAACCAATTGTAGAACacgatagtgacgtcatattcgGTGACTTTTCGTGGCCGAAAGATGCGAAAACGAATTATATTATTTGGGG AACAGGGAAAGAGGGAAATTCAAAGGAATATTATACGTTGGAGTcgattttatttcttttaaagaaTGTGAAATTATCCCACCCGTTGTACGTTCGACATGCGGCTGCTGAAGAAATACCGGTGGTGCGGCGACCGGACAGAAAAGATTTGCTTGCATATTTAAACGGGGAATTAG CCACTTCTAGTAACATTGATAAAAGCGCTCCTCTCGACATAACCTTGCAGCGACCAACTAAAGTTAAACGAAccgatgatgtcacaatcgaGCCATCATCTAAACGTTCGAGACTCGAGGACGCCCAGAAAGCCATGAGGAACAAA CGATTAGTTGAACGACTTGACGCGAGTCGTGGTGACAAGTCCGTAGCCACGGAAACGATAAAGTCGCTTTCCGAATCGATCTCGGCTGAGAAGATTGCTGCGATGAAAGCCAAGTTTGTTGCTCGGAAGCGAAAAACGATCCAAGAGGTCGATGCAGAAg AAGGCAATGAATCAGCAAGATTCGGTGATGAGTCAGCAGAAGACATCACGTCCGATGTTTTGTCGCGCGAACGAAATTGGCGAACTCGCTCAACCGTGCTTCAAAGCGCCGGGAAAAGTTTcagcaaaaatgtttttgcgATTTTGTCGTCAATTAAAGCTAAAGAGGAGGGGAAACCCCAAGATaaagaacttttaaacaaCCACACGATGGCACCACCTTCCAAAACAAATGCAGCG aacaCCAAAAAGTCGCTCCCGCAAGCAGGTTATAGTCGATACGATCAGGAAAGATTCCGAGGAAAAGAAGAAACTTTGGGTTTTCGTATCGACACAATGGGGTCATATCATGACATGAGTCTTAAGTCTGTCATG GAAGGAGCAGCTGCAAGAAAGAGTCATGTTCCACCGAACACTAAACCAAGATCCAAAGCTCCCCCTCCAATGGCAACAACGCAGAAACCTCCAAAGCGAGTTTCGAGAACACCAATCATCTTGATTCCCGCTTCTACAACATCGCTTATCACGCTTTACAATGCAAAAGATATTTTGCAAGACttaaaa TTTGTTTCAACGGAACAAAAGAAATGTGGAGGCGCTCGTCGGGACAATGAAGTTTTAATCCAGCGTCGGAAGAATGCAGACACTACGGTCCCATATCGCGTAATCGATAATATCAGTAAACTACAAAGTCATGATGATTG GGATAGAGTGGTCGGGGTTTTTGTTCAGGGCCCCGCGTGGCAATTCAAGGGGTGGCCGTGGTTGCTTCAAGATGGGTCCCCTGTCGACATCTTCGCTAAaa ttcaaGCTTTTCATTTGAAGTTCTTGGAGCAAAAAATGGAGACAAACATTTCGAAATGGAATGTTCATGTTTTGCCGCTGAGCGAACACAAGCGACATATGGATCGGGCTGCGTTGCTCAAGTTTTGGGAGGTTTTGGACAg GTATATGCGCAAACATAAAAGTCATTTGAGGTTCTGA
- the LOC113475298 gene encoding uncharacterized protein LOC113475298 isoform X2: MDVVFMKPSDIRFSKEFIPARFSNCEEINGVIAKLTLHPKLLNTIPMIVVSNRNNGEWHSQNNRRLYMFRVLERNGILDKIQVEISNRIIVPFTRDDGCHVIMIGQSKALKHCDCEF; encoded by the exons ATGGACGTAGTCTTTATGAAACCAAGCGATATCAGATTCTCAAAAGAATTTATTCCAGCAAGATTTTCTAATTGTGAAGAAATAAACGGAGTTATCGCAAAGTTAACTTTACATCCAAAGTTATTAAATACAATTCCTATGATTGTGGTTTCGAACCGAAACAACGGTGAATGGCATTCCCAGAACAATAGAAGATTGTATATGTTTCGTGTGCTTGAAAGAAATGGAATTCTAGATAAAATACAG GTGGAAATCTCGAATCGAATAATTGTTCCATTCACTCGAGACGACGGTTGTCACGTCATAATGATTGGACAATCGAAGGCACTCAAACATTGCGATT GTGAATTTTGA
- the LOC113475298 gene encoding uncharacterized protein LOC113475298 isoform X1, which translates to MDVVFMKPSDIRFSKEFIPARFSNCEEINGVIAKLTLHPKLLNTIPMIVVSNRNNGEWHSQNNRRLYMFRVLERNGILDKIQVEISNRIIVPFTRDDGCHVIMIGQSKALKHCDCKLIVLS; encoded by the exons ATGGACGTAGTCTTTATGAAACCAAGCGATATCAGATTCTCAAAAGAATTTATTCCAGCAAGATTTTCTAATTGTGAAGAAATAAACGGAGTTATCGCAAAGTTAACTTTACATCCAAAGTTATTAAATACAATTCCTATGATTGTGGTTTCGAACCGAAACAACGGTGAATGGCATTCCCAGAACAATAGAAGATTGTATATGTTTCGTGTGCTTGAAAGAAATGGAATTCTAGATAAAATACAG GTGGAAATCTCGAATCGAATAATTGTTCCATTCACTCGAGACGACGGTTGTCACGTCATAATGATTGGACAATCGAAGGCACTCAAACATTGCGATTGTAAGTTGATTGTGTTGTCATAA